Genomic DNA from Peribacillus simplex:
CACTCCCAAAAACAGGGACTTGGCACCATCAGAAAAACTTTTTTACCAATTTGCCAAAAAGTTCTTCTCTGTTCTCGAGCAATATCAATAAAACATGGCGATCGTTCTAACCTGTGAATGTGAAGGAAGATGGGACAACCTACCTTTTCCATAAACAAGTTACTAGACAACTTACCTATAGCCCACCTTTCGAATAATTTATCAAGATTATTCGTTCAGGAGGAATTTACATGAAACCCACCCATTCACATCTTGCTTGGCATGAAACACTCGAGCTTCATGAATTGGTCGCCGCCCAGTCCAATGCCCTTATGAAATTTAAAAAAGCTTATCCCAAAATAAAAGATCCCATTTTAAAAACGATATATAGGCAAACGATCGATTCCCTTACCCAAAACATCATGGAGCTGCTGCAATTTTATCCATTGACGCCTAAGACGGGCCGGGATGACGATGTATCAAGGGATGACGCATCGGCCGCTGCTGCCGGGGAATTGCTGGGCTTTGCCAAATCATCCATCAAAAGTTATGCAGGTGCCATTACTGAAACAGCCACCCCTTCCCTTCGAAAAGTATTTAGGAAACATTTAAATGGAGCCATCGATACCCATGCCAAGATATTCCACTACCTTTATGAACGAAACCTCTATCCTGCTTACGACTTGAACCAATTGCTTCAAAATGACGTCGATGTTGCCAATAAGGCTCTTTCCCAACCATTCTAAATGCAAAAAAAAGGCAAGCATAACGATTGCTTGCCTTTTTGCCGCGTTCCGATTCCGTTTTTCATTATAATGTTATAATATATAAGAATTGGTTTTAATTAGGCAAATAGTATTCAAGAGGTGAAAAATCATGAAAAAGATCCTTTTTACCATCATCCTATCCCTGATCTCATTTTCGTTAGCCGCCTGTAAGGCTGATGAGCCAAAGTCCGGGAATAACCTTTCAATTCCTGAGTTGACAGCAAGGGAAAAATCCATCCTGGAGAATACAAGTGAACATTCCTTTCTTATCGATTTCCATGTTGATGATACATACAAGGAGATGTCCATCTGGATCGAAAAATATGAATTTGGCAAACTTGTCGAACCTGAAATGGGGCGCATGACAACTGCCATCAAAGATGATGGGACGATCATCTTTACGACCTCCAAAACGGTTGATGGCCAAAATCCATCGATGTTCCACATCAGCATTCAAAACGACAATGGTACGGATACAGCTACTTATCCTGAAACCATTGATGAAATGGAGTCCAGCGTATGGGGCAGTGCTGGCAAACTCAAAATAAACAGCACAAACAAGCTTGCATTGGCGAGTATATGCTATTCAAGCGGAAACGAAGGCATACGTTCACTTTCCACTGATTTTTATGGTGATAGTGATAGCCATATGGACGAGTTGAAGAAATACGATGTTGTCTACCTCCTAAGAAGTGAATTCACTAAATGAGCTGACAAATGCAGGGGCAAGTTGATTCGAACATTCCCCTGCATAGTTTTCCATTCTATCTTATTACCGCATCAAGACCTCCACCTTCAGTCATCTTCCTAGCCTTACATTAATCCCAATTAGCTGACCGACGAATTAAGTACATATATCCTGCATCAAGCTAAAGAAAAACTCATGCTTTAAGAGCAATTCAAGATCAAAGTGGTGGAATTGGCGGATCAAAAAGCAAATGAGAGTCCGCCAAGAGCTGACTCCCATAAATTCACAACCTCTTATTATGCTCATTATTTAAAGCTTTCACTTCTAAATTAATACCAGCTACTTTATCTTTGATACATTAGTTAAAAACGGTCATTTGATGTTTGTCACAATTAATTCAACATCCATAATAAGGGGGTTGAAGGAAGAGGCATTTGGGTGTAATCTTTAAAAATAATAAAACGGAAAGAAGATTATTAATTTGAAGAAAATCATCCTCCTCTTTGCAGCAGTAGTCATCGCGAGCTCTCTCGGACATCAAATAACCGGCGGATATATGGACCCTCGAAAATCACGCCTTAGGTATATACATTTAAAATAAGGGATCAGCTTTTTGTGCTTGATTCCTTATCATTACGGAAATCAATAAATATTAATCCCCTTAAATTAGTCACTTTCTTGATTATTTCCCGCCAATGCCAAATCACCACCTTTGATATATACCATTTTTTTCCACTTCTAATACTATCTCGATTGGTTTTTTCACATCTTATTGAATGGTTTGCAAACTTTCGGTTTCCATTTTATCCTTTATATCGATAAAAACCCGAGTCCTATCGGATGTATTTGATAGTACATAATTCCCCTCTTGTATTTCTGTATCGACCTTATAATAACCGGAATCTTTAAGGATGATTTTTTGACCCATTTTCGCTGCTTTTTCAAATTTAGATGGTCTAGATTCACATATGAAAAAGCACCGCATGCAAAACATCATTTTTATGCATTTCATCCCCCAAAACTCTTATCAAGGGCTTTAATATCATAATAGCCTTGATCGACATCTCTACCGACAGTGATATTTTGTGATTCGCCTCAACTATTGAACAGATTAATAGAACGGCGAGTACGTGAAGTTTCAGAGTATAACGCGAAACTCCAGATCTGAAATCATGCAGTGACAAAGCTTGGCAAAAACACCGCTCATCATCGAGCGATGTTTTCATTCGTTTTTCCACAAAAAAAAGCCGTTTAACCTGTAAGTTAAACGGCCTTCACCTCTTATTGCTATTTAGATTTTTTAACGGTAACTTTTGTTGCTTTTCCTGTATTGCCCGCTTTGTCTTTTGCTGAGACGTATAATGCGGATCCAGCTTTTTTCTTGCTGATTTTGATGGAGAAGTTCCCCTTACTATCAGCTTTTGCCGTTCCGATGTTTTTATTGCTGTACTTCACGGTTACGGTTGAACCGATTTCCGCTTTACCAGTTACTTTTGTTGCTTTGTCGTTTACTTCATTCACTTTCGGTGCACCTGGAGCGGTTTTATCTTTAACCGTTACTTTTGCCGCTTTTCCTGTATTGCCCGCTTTGTCTTTTGCTGAGACATATAATGCCGACCCTGCTTTTTTCTTGCTGATTTTAATGGCGAAGTTCCCCTTTTTATCAGCGGTTGCAGTTCCGATGTTTTTATTGCTGTACTTCACGGTTACGCTTGAACCGATTTCCGCTTTACCAGTTACCGATGTAGCTTTATCGCTTACTTCATTCACTTTCGGTGCATCTGGGGCTGTTTTATCGAGAACAGTCACGGTTGCCGCCTTGCTTTCACGTTTTGCTAAGTCTGTAGCTGTTACTGAAAGTTTAGTGCCGGCCTTTTGCTTGCTGATTTTCACTTTGAAATTCCCTTTGCTGTCCGTGTTACCTGAACCAATCACTTTTTTTGCACTATTTTTGATCGAGATTTTCATGTCCGCTTGTGATTGACCCGTTACATACGTATCTTTGTCACTTACAGCTTTAACAGTTGGTTTGTTAGGGGTTTCACCCTTATTCACGAATACTTTGATTGAAGATACTGCTAGTTTGGAAGAATCAGAGATATTCACAGTAAGCTGCTGCGCAGCTTTTTGGACCGGAATGGTAACGGTGAACATTCCGTTAGCTGCCGCCGTTCCTTTACCGAGCGTTTTGTTTCCGCTTTTCACTTCGATTACTGAACCTTTTTTAGCTGAACCGGTCAGTTTTGTTTGCGTATCCATAACAAGATTGACTTTAGCTTGTAAATCCACTGCACTAAGAGCGCTGTATGCATTCAGCCTTCCATATCCAGATACTAAATCTTTTCCGACAGGCAGTTCTTCTTCAGGGATTATGATTTCTCCATCTTCTGGTTGATAGTCCTCATAAGGATCTACATTATCTTCTTCTTCAAAAGCGACATATTCCGATGTCTCATGAAGAATTTCCCTTACTTCATTCACTTTCAACCCAGGGTTTCCGGATAATAACAGAGCTGTAGCTGCCGCAACATGGGGAGCTGCCATTGATGTACCATCCATGTAGGTAACATTCCCATTAGGCACAAGGCTCGGGATGCCTGTCCCTGGAGCTACCATGTCCAATTTCGATCCATAATTTGAATAATCGGATACTAAATCAAGTGCATTGGTTGCACCGACGGATATGGCGTATTTAGATGATGCAGGATAAGAAAGACCCTCCATCCCATCATTACCGCTTGCTACGACTACCATTACATTCTTGGCAGCGGCATGTTTCAAGGCATATTCAATCGTCCTGCTATATTCTCCGCCCAAGCTAAGGTTTATGACCTTTGCACCATGATCCACGGCATATTTAATGCCTAGTGCAATTTTCTCATTGTCTCCAAATCCTGAAGAGTCCAAGACCTTCACTGGCATGATTTTAGCTACTGGATTGATTCCTTGCATGGAATATCCATTATCCGCTTTGGCAGCGATGATTCCGGATACATGTGTCCCATGGCCATTGTCATCGATTGCTTTTTCTTTCTTATCGATGAAATTCTTACCTGACTCCATTTCAACGACACTCTGAAGATCTGCAAGTGAATCATCGACACCTGTGTCGATGACCGCTACCAATGTATCTTTTAAATTACGTTTCTTAATAAGGTTCTGCAGTTTTTCGTTATCGATGTCCGCGCCCTTTACGCCTTCTTCCCCACCGGCGTTATCCAAAGACCATTGATACGGTGATTGAATGTCGGCAGAAAGTGCTTTGTACGTTTTTACCGGTTCGATATATTCCACTTCTGAAAGTTTTTCGATACCGGATAGTGCCGCCGTGCTCATTTTAGCTTGGTTCTTTAACTCCACTACATACATATCATCATACAGAACCTCTTGTTGCTTAGGTGCCGATAATGTTCCATATCCTTTTCCGCTTATCTTGGATTGGACAGCGCTTAATGACTTCCCTGGTTTAAGTTTGACGATATATTTGTTCTTTACATTTTTCGAAGCCGGAAGTTCGATTCCCGCTTTGCTTGCGATATCGACGATTCTTTCACCTGCAAGCTTATCAAGATTGATTTTCTTTGCAATGGCGTCCATATCCTTTTTCAATCCGGCTGGAGCGACGTCTGTCGACTTTTTGAATAAGGCCTTAATCGCTTCTTGCTGCTTGTTGCTAATGACTGCCGTACTGCTTGCTCCATTTTCATTAAGATCCTCAATAAGGGGCTTAATCTCGACTAAGTGATTATAAACAGCTTCCCTTGCCGTTTTATTCCCGGCAAGATGAAGAGCCAGGAATGGCGAAGCTTTATAGTATAAAGAAGAAAGGGTGCGTCCCTCAGGTGACTTCGTGAGAACTTCATCTCTAAACACGCGGAGTGTTTTCAACATGGATTCTCCCGTTTTCTTATCGTTTACACTCACTTCAACCGGGCATGATTCGAGTTCCTCCCCTTCGTCCCCGGCAGATGGCGGCAATGTTACTGAATGCGCATTGATGGAGTATTCAGCTACATTTTCCGCATCCGGGATCGGATTTCCCTCATCATCCGTATCGCCGAAATATTCAACTTTAACATAATATGTGCCTTCCCAGGCATATGGGAAATCGACTACGGCTTTTTCATCAGGATAAGAAGAGACCATATAATTGCTCTCATCTTTTTCTGCTTTTTCTTTATCTTGATATACGGAGATATTCAAGATTTTGTCCGAATTGACTTCGAACTCAATATGGGAGAACTTTTGTATTTCTTCTGTTGTTGGACTGATTTGGTACCATTGAACATCCGGTTTTTCAAACTTTCCTTCCAGAGTGTCCCCATTTTTAATCGTTTTTACATTTTCAACGGGTGTTGCAGTTGCAGCTTGAGAATTTAACGGAACCATCAAGCTGAAAATCAGTGCAAAAATTAGTGCACATGCCGTAATTCGACTCACATTCTTAAATTTCACGATTTCCCCTCCAATAATTGGTTAAAAAATAACAGTACTATACCAAACTATCACACTGTAAAATTATATCAACCAATTTTTTCCCTTTTTTATGTCAAATGCTTGATTTATTTGGCCATCAAGTCGAAAAATGATTCACATGTACCAATTAAGCAAGATATTTGAGCTCCCCATGGTCATCTCATGACGATAGTCGTTTCCAACATTCGATAGATTCAAATCGGTGAAAATCCTAACATGACCTATTTCCTATGGCGATGACAGCGAAAAAAAGCTGCCCCAGCAGTAAAAATATCCGGGACAGCTTGCAATCATTTTTATTTAGTTTGCGACGATATTGACTAATTTGCCTGGTACGGCAATCACTTTACGAATGGTTTTCCCATCGATTTGTTCTTTGATGGAATCATCACCCATCGCGATTTCTTCCAGTTTTTCTTTTGTGGTGTCAGTCGGCACCATTAATTTCGCTTTGACTTTTCCGTTGATTTGGATGACGATTTCGACTTCGTTATCCACTAACTTCGCTTCGTCGAAAGCCGGCCATGTTCCGTACGTGATGCTTTCGGAATGGCCCAGTTTAGACCAAATTTCCTCAGCGATGTGCGGTGCAACTGGTGCAAGCAGCTTTACGAAGCCTTCGATATATACTTTAGGAAGCGAATCCGCTTTATAAGCATCATTAATGAATACCATCAATTGTGAAATCGCCGTATTGAATTTCAATTCCTCATAGTTCTCGGTCACTTTTTTAACCGTTTGATGATAGACTTTTTCGAGCTTGCCCGTGTCATCCGTTTCTGTCATCTTATCTGTGATCGTACCGTCATCGTTGACCAATAAACGCCAGATACGGTCAAGGAATCTGCGCGAACCGTCCAATCCGTTTGTGGACCAGGCAATCGAAGCATCCAATGGTCCCATGAACATTTCGTACATGCGAAGTGTATCGGCACCATGGCTTTCAACGATATCATCCGGGTTCACGACATTCCCTTTGGATTTACTCATTTTTTCATTATTCTCGCCAAGGATCATTCCTTGGTTGAATAGGTTTTGGAATGGTTCCTTCGTTGGCACGACACCGATATCATACAGGAATTTATGCCAGAAACGAGCGTAAAGCAAGTGAAGTACCGCATGCTCGGCGCCGCCGATATAAATGTCGACCGGCATCCATTCTTTTAATTTTTCAGGATCTGCAAGTGCTTCCTTGTTGTTTGGATCGATATAACGTAGGAAGTACCAGCTGCTGCCTGCCCACTGTGGCATCGTGTTTGTCTCACGGCGCCCTTTCCGTCCGTTTTCATCCGTTACATTCACCCATTCCGATATGTTCGCAAGTGGTGATTCTCCTGTACCTGAAGGCTTGATGTCCGTAGCTTTCGGTAAAATCAATGGAAGATCTTCTTCCTTCATTGCAGACATCGTGCCGTCTTCCCAATGGATGATCGGAATCGGTTCACCCCAGTAACGCTGACGGCTGAATAACCAATCGCGAAGGCGGTATGTTATTTTCTTCGTGCCGATTTCTTTTTCTTCCAGCCATTTTATCATGGTCGAAATAGCTTCTTCTTTATTCAATCCATCAAGGAATTCCGAATTCACATGAAGTCCATCGCCTGTATATGCTTCACTTGTCACGTCTCCGCCAGCTACGACTTCCTTTATCGGCAAGTCGAACTTGACTGCAAATTCATAATCACGCTCATCATGGGCAGGAACGGCCATGATTGCACCTGTTCCGTAGCTGATCAACACGTAATCGGCAATCCAGATCGGCATTTTCTCGCCGTTTACCGGGTTAATGGCATAAGCCCCCGTGAACACGCCTGATTTATCCTTTGCCAAGTCTGTTCTTTCCAAGTCGCTTTTATGTTTCACTTCATCTAAATAGGCCTCAACTGCTGCCCTTTGATCAGCCGTCGTGATTTTATCGACAAACTGATGTTCAGGTGCCAATACGGCATATGTTGCACCGAATAACGTATCCGGACGAGTCGTGAACACCGTGAATATTTCATCAAAGCCATCGATATTGAATGTAACCTCCGCTCCCTCGGAACGGCCAATCCAGTTACGCTGCATATCCTTGATGTTTTCCGGCCAATCCACATCATTCAGATCGTCGATTAAGCGGTCTGCATACGCCGTGATACGAAGCATCCACTGTTTCATCGGACGGCGCTCGACCGGATGGCCCCCACGCTCACTTTTCCCATCGATGACTTCTTCGTTAGCCAATACCGTGCCAAGTGCCGGACACCAGTTAACGGCCACTTCATCAATATATGCAAGGCCCTTTTCATATAATTTCAAGAAGATCCATTGCGTCCATTTGTAATAGTCTGGATCTGTCGTATTTATTTCGCGATCCCAGTCATAAGAAAAACCAAGGGCTTTGATTTGGCGGCGGAACGTGTTGATGTTGTGCTCCGTGAATTCAGCCGGATCATTTCCCGTGTCGATCGCATATTGCTCTGCAGGAAGTCCAAAAGCGTCCCAGCCGATCGGGTGCAATACATTATACCCCTGTGCCCGTTTCATCCGTGCCAAGATATCGCTTGCCGTATAACCTTCCGGGTGCCCTACATGAAGACCGGCCCCTGAAGGGTATGGGAACATATCCAGCGCGTAGAATTTGCGTTTGCCGCTTTCTTCACCCGTTTTGAATGTCTTATTGCCTTCCCAATACTTTTGCCATTTCGTTTCTATGCTTCTATGGTCAAAACTCATATGATTTCCTCCTAATTTCCGTATAAAAAAACAATAAAAAACCCCTCATCCCAAAATAGGGACGAGAGGATTATGTATATCTTCCCGCGGTACCACCCACATTGGCGATAGCTAAAATCCGCCCAGCTTAAAACATCCGTAACATGGATTAAAACGCCAGGCATTACTTTTCACCTTCACACCCGGGACTCCAAGGCGAGTTCACGACCATCCCAGGTTGACTTGCACCATCCGTCAACTCTCTATACTGGTTTAAACCGCTACTATTCCTCATCACAGTCTTTATGAGAATATTGCATTTTATTTTATTCTAGTCAATTTCACCGACAATTGCAATAGCCGTACATAAACATTATCGACAGGTTTTTCATTATATATGCGAATTAAAGAAAAATTGTGCAAAAAAGGGAGCTATTCTTTCATAGCTCCCTTGCTTCCATTTAATGTCGCAGTAAGATCATTTCATTCCTTAATTGATTCAACTGCTGCTTCATCCGCGAAAGCATTTCCCGTTGCTGGTCATTCGAACTGGCATACAATCGCTCCATATCCGTCAAAGCCTCTTCGATATACCTTTGCGAATTTTGAAATTGTTCATCATCATAATGCTCCTGCCGTGAGGCCTCGTTAAATTCATACTCTGCAAAATGGAGAGCCCCTTCACATTGCTCTAAAAAATGATCGACGGATTGTCTGGTTGCCATTTCAAACCCTCTCCTTCGCGTCTCATTTGGATGATTCGGAATCATCTTGTCTAGTTTGAGCAAATAACGGTTGGATTATCATTTTTTTTTGAGCATTCATCCTTTATCCCAAAACTTCTCACCTTGATGGGAAATGAACTGCTCGATCCATTCAGCAAAGCCCATATGGAGTTTCTCGCCTTCTTCAAAATCATCGATATGGCCTTTTACCATTAAATACTCCTTATCGCCTTTAGCGACTGCTTCCCCATCGATGACGATATTATCTTGATAAATGCAGGCCACTTTATAGCATCCCTCGTAGGAATTTTCATATGTGTAATTAATAATATCATCCAGACTGTATAAATCATTTTCCCCACCCGATTCCACATTATCGAACAGACGGCATCCATTGGTTATTTTTAAAAACTCCTTATAATCCTCGGGCAGAAGCAGTCCGGTTTTCTTTTCAAAGGAATGAATTTGTTCATCCGAAGCAGGTGAATTGAAGGTGCAAGTGGCTTTGTATATGAACCCATCTTCATTT
This window encodes:
- the leuS gene encoding leucine--tRNA ligase, which encodes MSFDHRSIETKWQKYWEGNKTFKTGEESGKRKFYALDMFPYPSGAGLHVGHPEGYTASDILARMKRAQGYNVLHPIGWDAFGLPAEQYAIDTGNDPAEFTEHNINTFRRQIKALGFSYDWDREINTTDPDYYKWTQWIFLKLYEKGLAYIDEVAVNWCPALGTVLANEEVIDGKSERGGHPVERRPMKQWMLRITAYADRLIDDLNDVDWPENIKDMQRNWIGRSEGAEVTFNIDGFDEIFTVFTTRPDTLFGATYAVLAPEHQFVDKITTADQRAAVEAYLDEVKHKSDLERTDLAKDKSGVFTGAYAINPVNGEKMPIWIADYVLISYGTGAIMAVPAHDERDYEFAVKFDLPIKEVVAGGDVTSEAYTGDGLHVNSEFLDGLNKEEAISTMIKWLEEKEIGTKKITYRLRDWLFSRQRYWGEPIPIIHWEDGTMSAMKEEDLPLILPKATDIKPSGTGESPLANISEWVNVTDENGRKGRRETNTMPQWAGSSWYFLRYIDPNNKEALADPEKLKEWMPVDIYIGGAEHAVLHLLYARFWHKFLYDIGVVPTKEPFQNLFNQGMILGENNEKMSKSKGNVVNPDDIVESHGADTLRMYEMFMGPLDASIAWSTNGLDGSRRFLDRIWRLLVNDDGTITDKMTETDDTGKLEKVYHQTVKKVTENYEELKFNTAISQLMVFINDAYKADSLPKVYIEGFVKLLAPVAPHIAEEIWSKLGHSESITYGTWPAFDEAKLVDNEVEIVIQINGKVKAKLMVPTDTTKEKLEEIAMGDDSIKEQIDGKTIRKVIAVPGKLVNIVAN
- a CDS encoding Ig-like domain-containing protein, producing MKFKNVSRITACALIFALIFSLMVPLNSQAATATPVENVKTIKNGDTLEGKFEKPDVQWYQISPTTEEIQKFSHIEFEVNSDKILNISVYQDKEKAEKDESNYMVSSYPDEKAVVDFPYAWEGTYYVKVEYFGDTDDEGNPIPDAENVAEYSINAHSVTLPPSAGDEGEELESCPVEVSVNDKKTGESMLKTLRVFRDEVLTKSPEGRTLSSLYYKASPFLALHLAGNKTAREAVYNHLVEIKPLIEDLNENGASSTAVISNKQQEAIKALFKKSTDVAPAGLKKDMDAIAKKINLDKLAGERIVDIASKAGIELPASKNVKNKYIVKLKPGKSLSAVQSKISGKGYGTLSAPKQQEVLYDDMYVVELKNQAKMSTAALSGIEKLSEVEYIEPVKTYKALSADIQSPYQWSLDNAGGEEGVKGADIDNEKLQNLIKKRNLKDTLVAVIDTGVDDSLADLQSVVEMESGKNFIDKKEKAIDDNGHGTHVSGIIAAKADNGYSMQGINPVAKIMPVKVLDSSGFGDNEKIALGIKYAVDHGAKVINLSLGGEYSRTIEYALKHAAAKNVMVVVASGNDGMEGLSYPASSKYAISVGATNALDLVSDYSNYGSKLDMVAPGTGIPSLVPNGNVTYMDGTSMAAPHVAAATALLLSGNPGLKVNEVREILHETSEYVAFEEEDNVDPYEDYQPEDGEIIIPEEELPVGKDLVSGYGRLNAYSALSAVDLQAKVNLVMDTQTKLTGSAKKGSVIEVKSGNKTLGKGTAAANGMFTVTIPVQKAAQQLTVNISDSSKLAVSSIKVFVNKGETPNKPTVKAVSDKDTYVTGQSQADMKISIKNSAKKVIGSGNTDSKGNFKVKISKQKAGTKLSVTATDLAKRESKAATVTVLDKTAPDAPKVNEVSDKATSVTGKAEIGSSVTVKYSNKNIGTATADKKGNFAIKISKKKAGSALYVSAKDKAGNTGKAAKVTVKDKTAPGAPKVNEVNDKATKVTGKAEIGSTVTVKYSNKNIGTAKADSKGNFSIKISKKKAGSALYVSAKDKAGNTGKATKVTVKKSK
- a CDS encoding DUF2524 family protein, which gives rise to MATRQSVDHFLEQCEGALHFAEYEFNEASRQEHYDDEQFQNSQRYIEEALTDMERLYASSNDQQREMLSRMKQQLNQLRNEMILLRH
- a CDS encoding spore coat protein is translated as MKPTHSHLAWHETLELHELVAAQSNALMKFKKAYPKIKDPILKTIYRQTIDSLTQNIMELLQFYPLTPKTGRDDDVSRDDASAAAAGELLGFAKSSIKSYAGAITETATPSLRKVFRKHLNGAIDTHAKIFHYLYERNLYPAYDLNQLLQNDVDVANKALSQPF
- a CDS encoding SMI1/KNR4 family protein; its protein translation is MTGQVEEAINQMKKKLAENNQVIEVNEDGFIYKATCTFNSPASDEQIHSFEKKTGLLLPEDYKEFLKITNGCRLFDNVESGGENDLYSLDDIINYTYENSYEGCYKVACIYQDNIVIDGEAVAKGDKEYLMVKGHIDDFEEGEKLHMGFAEWIEQFISHQGEKFWDKG